Part of the Helicobacter bilis genome is shown below.
CATTTACAAAGCATAGATTCACAAAAAGAAAGCAGTTTAGAATCTATAAATGAACTCACAGAACAGACAATAAGTCAGCTAAAAAGCACATTTTCTTTTTTAATGAGTGATTTAACTCATGAAAATTTCACACAGACAACAACCTGGAATAAGCCACAAAATGTAAAAAGAGTGTTTGTAAATGTCTTAGGTGGCACAGGGGCAAATAATGCCACAACAAGAGGCACGCCCTCTTCCTTTGGCAGTTTTGTAACCGCGCAAGGTGGCGTGGGAAATGCAGGGGGAAATGGGCAGTTTGGGGAAATGAAGTTTAGCATTGTGGATATACCAGAGAGTGAGACTAGCATAAATGTAAGTATTGGAGCAGGGGGAAGTGTGGATATATTTTATTAAGTTAGGCGTTTTCTCAATTGCATAACAAACCAAAAAGTCTAATATATAGTTGGGCTTGGGCTATTAACAATTGCTATCGTATCACTCAAAGCGATTTTTTATACTACCAATTAGGATATTATCCTTTGTTTGTGTGATATGCACATTATAGTAGCCCGGTCCGCTATATTCACCATCATTTATGAGAATCTCACCATCAATATCCTTTGCCCATCTCATATCTCTTGCACTATAAAAATGTGGGCTCAACATGCTTTTACCCTCGATAATGCAGGGGATATGTGTATCTAGCATGGCAGAAAAATGTTGCTTATCAATTTTTGCTAGAATCTTTTTTACTTTATTAATGCGTTGTGTGCGTATCTTTCGCGGGATTTCTTCTAGCTTTCCAGCTTCTGTGTCCTCTTCTTTTGAGTATTCAAACACATTTAATCTATCAAAGCGAAAAGATTCTAAAAACTCACAAAGAGCGTTAAAATCGTCTTCAGTTTCTGTTGGATAGCCTACAATCACACTGCTACGCACAAAGCTATTTGGGATTTTTTTCATATATTCAAGTAGTTTCATCATGTCTTTATGGCTTCTTTGCATGTGTGAAAGCACGGATTTTGCACTATGCTGTATTGGCATGTCATAGTAGTTTTGAAAAATTTGTGAATTTGCAATGCCATCTAGCAGCGCTATATCTGTAGAGCTTGGATATAGATAAAGGATTCTGGCACTCTTAATCGCCCCTTGTGCGTCTATAGCATTAATAAGTTTTAAAAGTCCATCATTCACACCTTTATCACGCAAAAATGAGCTTGTATCTTGTGCGATAAAGCTTATATCCTTATAGCCCTCTTTTGCTAGAGATTCCAC
Proteins encoded:
- the rimO gene encoding 30S ribosomal protein S12 methylthiotransferase RimO, with amino-acid sequence MKKLHVVSLGCSKNLVDSEVMLGKLQDYEITQDLGSADVIIINTCGFIEAAKKESLGHIFEALEGRKKGALLVASGCLVARYAKEIKEMIPEIDILTGVSDYDKIDTMIKDKKGVMNDSVYLQKDEKRVITGSQIHAYVKISEGCNQQCSFCAIPNFKGKLQSRSIDSILNEVESLAKEGYKDISFIAQDTSSFLRDKGVNDGLLKLINAIDAQGAIKSARILYLYPSSTDIALLDGIANSQIFQNYYDMPIQHSAKSVLSHMQRSHKDMMKLLEYMKKIPNSFVRSSVIVGYPTETEDDFNALCEFLESFRFDRLNVFEYSKEEDTEAGKLEEIPRKIRTQRINKVKKILAKIDKQHFSAMLDTHIPCIIEGKSMLSPHFYSARDMRWAKDIDGEILINDGEYSGPGYYNVHITQTKDNILIGSIKNRFE